Below is a genomic region from Argopecten irradians isolate NY chromosome 14, Ai_NY, whole genome shotgun sequence.
tatgaagattgtctgcaaagccctggcatctatatagatcATAGATGCcttaggaagatagtttaatgcttaagtAAATCGCACTCGCGAATATATACAAATCGTATTGGAAAGCGTCGATAGgtatgaaaatggaatattaATTCCCTGCTGAAATAATTCGGTTTACATTAATCGATTTTTTTTCGTACCATAACAATCCTAGCTCATTCTCCTTTTAAAATACACTGCCTCCAGAAGTTTGGATACCTTTTTAATACAGACATCAGTACATAGTATTTATcaacttattttatttatttatcaatttatcttcTCTTACTCAttaattttcagatttttttaagattttttaagAGTTTTCTCAGAGATACATTGCcagcacattttaacatatGTAACAGAACTTTATGAggacaacaaaatacaaaacttaCCATATAAACTGTCTTTATTACAGTGGAGTACTATGAGAAACGAGTGTATCAGTTGGGGAAGAGCGGATGCTTCTGTTTTCGAGAAGAGTACTTCAAACGAAGGTGTGTAGAATGACAttaataatattgtaaaaaaacaaatgttaatgaaaataataattcgCAAGTAACGGTTTCAACtggttatattttatttgttttatatcgtTAAAATCGTACATAGAGGTTTGAAACAACAGATAAAGTCGAGAAAAGCTTGTTTTCGAGATCGATACCGTTCACGTATAAGCCGCACCGGAGTATAAATCGCAATGCCCAATTTCACGTAAAGACCAGATTAATATCCTTTTAATAGCCACAATGGTCATAATACTAGTTGGAATGCTTGTATTTGATATCACAATTGGTAATAACAACGCTACCTCATGTCTATATCTTCATTGTCCATTTGCGATATGTGTTgtggttgggtttttttttttatttttttttttatttattactattattattttttgacaaATTAATCTTTCTCTTGATAGGTGGCTTGGAACAGTATCTATACCATGGATCAGCAGCTGATGGGATTTCAAGATTCTCAACTATTCTCCATTTTATATGTAGTTCTGATGACCAGATGACGCAGCCTTTCTTCGATAGGATGAATGCTGACATTAGTCAAtgccatttttctatatttacCAAATACGTGTGTTGATTTAcagatacaatatatgtatcacTTCAGTGTACTAACACGATGTATTGATTTTTCTGTTTCGTGTTGCAATAAATTGTGGAAATGAGTATCTAAGCTTGAGCTGGTTTGTTTAAAACAATGACGAACGACTCTCAGGTGTTAGAGGTGTTCACTATGTACAAGCATCGATAATTCTGAAGTTAAATTTCCATTTTTGTGTATGACTTGTCTAGGAAGTTGATCATGATTTTAGATACATGCATTACATAACTGACGCGTTTATCAAATAAATGGCCCGTTCAGCCATGTCTTCTGGCTATGtaataaatatcgtaagacacatgtacgacgtaaatgtaataatgacatcataatcaaaCTATGACGTCGCACGATTGTTTAAACAGACTAAAATGTTTTATCCTAGTCATATTTTGCCCCTCTAAGGGAGAAACCAAATTGAATGTCTCGTCTgtgttttcaaatatatttgaaaaattgaatataACACTTGTGGTATTAAACGAGGTCAATGATTtgatatacgtatatatatttaagtggTAACTcgttaaataaatttcatttacaACGCCACTCATGTAAGTCCTCTATTTATAATATCTCATCCCAACCTACCATAAGACAATACACTAATCTGCCGTTTCCTAAGACAATTACTGTGTGTCAGATTTCTTACCCTGGTATCAATATTGTTGCTCTTATCTGGGCCCTCTCAATGGTTtcgattttatttatttatttacttatttatttattcttccATGGGTCCAGGAGTTAACACTCCAGGAGTACGCGCCCAAAATGCCTTAAACATTTCTTGAAAATGGTCTCAGCCTCTAAATAAATTATCTACTAATTAGCCCATTCCTACCTATGCCGTTAGCTAAACCACCTGCTATCCAGTGATTTTCCCtgttaaatatttttgcatatgtcactaccGTAATCTTTTGCTCAGCAATACTCGTAAAAATAAAACCCTCTtatcataaaatctcatataaaatgaacattCTTCTTTTAAgatcatataaatatatctctCTTTATCCACAATAACCCTAGTATCTTTCTCGGCTTTTATATTTTCTAGCACCGCGTTCTTCTCTTGTCAATATGGTAACAAATGATATTCTGTGATAATATAGGCTATTTATGTTTAAATTCTATAGAATTTGATTTAGATTTGATTTACAGACTTTTACCCTTACTACTTAGTACACCATTTTAGTGCATATGTACTATGCATTTGAAGTAGATACAAAAATTAAGTAGgtaaatatttagatatttccCGATTTGATGAGCAATGTGCCCCGTAGCACACATTTGCAACAGGTatcatatttgaacaaaaataccCAAAACTCCTGCATTATTTTTTAAACCAATTTTCTGGAACAAAAATTGTGATTTCGTATGTTTTTATTTAGCGATGCAGATATCGGTATGACATTACTTATGATAAAAAGGCCAGTATGATACGTGACCTACACGTTCTTACATGATTCTATCTACCAGACGATAAACATATAGGACCATGGTATTGATATGATACGATTTTACTGTCAAGGTCAACACCGAGAGGTCACACACATCAATGCACACCTATCTACGTCATTTATATAACGCTCGACTGACGGCAACAGTTACAGAACTACTGACGCCACCATGGCTGCCGCTGGATCTGACGCCATTTTGGCCGGATGTCTGATTGTTATTGTCGCCCTTACATTCACTTCCGGTATCAACGATTGTATATTTAGGGATGTAGCGTCGGGAAAGCAATATGACCTTCGACCTCTGATTGCTACGtaagtatttttatatataaccgTACACTCTTACTGCTCTGACCAAAGAATAACAGTTTTAATAACATCAAACGTGATGGTACCATTATTTTGttctatatacactgtatatcatcATTTCCATAGTAATTGTCCTCAAATGTACAACGACCGAGGTCTTCATCAATGTCTTTCTTATCAATCAAAGCGTTCTATTTTCGAATATTTCAAGTTTTcgatattttctttaaaaaaaacccacatcgTTGTTAAATAAGACATAATGAATTGGATGTGATTGATCTGTTTGTACTAGGAACGGTTCGTACAAATGGACACAGGCAGCCTTCATGAACAGTGCTGGTAGTAGCCTAGTAAGCGCCCTGGAACCTATACAAGACACAGTGCAGATCGAGTTCCAACTCCAGATCTGTAGAGACGTCCTAATACAGACACTACCAAAGCAGTGCAACGAGACAGGCGCCATTCACACCGTGAGTTCAACTTCCGAGTAGGCCCTTAATACTAGAATCGTGGTTCATTCTTCAATAAAGACATGTATAATAAAAGGAAATATATACTATAATCCTTAAGCTGAATAATTTCATATTGCTCCAGACATGTCGTTTGCTATAGTTGTCAGATTGTGTGTTATTGCTCTGGATTTAACCTTAGATTTTAAAACCATTTGTGGTCGTCAGCCATGGTACGTACCTCTTCTGAAAATCTTGGTTCTTTCTTTTTTCTCGTTTAGCATCTAAATACGAATCTTTTGTTTATGGTTATGCAATCGGTTAAACGActttaaattataaatgtttaatagCTGCAAGCTGTAAGTCATTTATCTATGTACTATACCACAACTCTATTTGGCTCGATGTATAATAAAATTAGCTTACATTACATATTGTCTTTCATTTAGAGTTTAAGAAAAGAGAAATCGCGACATTTGTTATAGACAGTCAAGATCAACCAATCCTAAAATATAATTCATATCTTTGGTTCTTGAGGTAAAACGTTGTTTCAGTCAATGGcgtttgattttgttgatttcatttcaaaatatataaagtacTCATATCTATTAAAACATTGCTCCTGGCAATGAAATCTCATTTTGGCAATGTGCTTGTTGAGACAGTGGAACGCTCGGACTAACACGTGTACCTCGTGGGGACGTTCTGACGTATCACTATTTAGTATAAATCCTTATAAGGATGGTAAGTGGCAGTAATTATTAAATTGGTACGAGATGTAATTTTCTACgcaaaattattacaaattgtAATGCATTTCTTTGAGAGATCCAACTAAACTATCTAAATGTCTTTCTATAAGTAGTTATTTTATAACGCCTTTATATATGGCATTGCTTATAAGCCCAGAAAGGGCTCTATACTATTTACTAATGTATCACGACAGATGGGGTTGTATATTATCAACTGGCACAATGCGTTTTCCATTTACATATATCGACCTTTTACTATACAAATTTAATTAAAGCGAAATGATGTACGGTGCATAGTCAACAGCGTAACGTATTCAATGAAtccaaatacatatatataatgtgttaaACATTCACGCTTCCTCTTTAACAGGTATATTCCTCCAAATGTTCGGTGGATCACCTGTCAATCACTGGTACAAATACTCCAGTAACATCTACTTCGTGTGTCGTCCGAATGTTACCATGACGCCCCCAGAATTCGAGCTCGTGAAAGCTGACATCAACCAggcacattttaaaatatacacaaaatatgtCTGCTAATGATCGTCTCAAACGGTAGTCACAAGGGAGCAATCGAAATCGGATGGAAATCATTTTATCATCAATTGGTACTGGAATAAGTTGACACttcaaaacaaatgttaatgtatcgattttattaataattccAGAAACTGCAATATATCTAAATCAAAGTTAACGTCTAAAAATATCCTCGTAACACGAACCAAATTAAAATGATGCAATATTACATTAGATGGATTTcttaattatattcattttcataTGTCAGTGATTCGTGATTAACGTCAAGACGTTTATTTCAACGTCATTAACTCAATTAGAACACAAATTTCAATTTACATGAATGCACATATAAGTACATGTTTCAATACATATCAGTTAATTTAGCAAAGAATATAAAGAGGCCAAGACAATTGAAATTAACAAGCTAAATAAATAAACGTAATctggatatatatgtatatattttgtcagattaattaaacattttcatgCGTTGGTTTGTTGAATCTTTGTTGGATTTTccataaacatatttattaataaactGCGTGTCCCGTGACATCAACTCTCGCTGTACGAGATTAATTGGAGACTGAAATGACATGTGTTCCACGTGACCATTCAGCGGCGCCCCCTGGGGATGGGAAAGGTAATGATTCTGTGACTGCTCGGCGACTGGACCCAGCCACGATGGCTGGTAGTAGGAATAGTCTCCCGCCAACAGAGACCAAGGCTGCCACGCCCCCTCCTTATTAGGGTTTGTCTCTGTTGGTGGAGCAGATGGCAGCTGATTGGTTGTTTCTGTCTTACTGGCGGAAAAATCATCTACAATAAAAATCGGGTACGGTATTTACATTTAATCATGATCACTGCTTCCGCAAGGGATCGAACTCGGAACATCTGGCTTTCTAGTCTGGCGATCATTTTCGAGCAAAAGAGAAGTTCTGCTAGGGGTATACCGCACCTCGTATTCACCAGAGTTTCAAATAGAACCTATGGTATAATTTTgcttcaatatacatgtagatgtcgTCAAAGTTCTTACCAGCACAACTACCTATGTGCAttagaaattaaaattttcGATAACcacttttgataattttatcgTTACTGATCTCTGTGATTCTGTATGGCCAATAATCGTTGCAACAAagcaaaattataaaatattgtgaACACtaacaattaaagaaaaataagtttatatatatacaaagcaTTTATCAGCTAAATAGTAAGAGTTACgtcaaaaaaaatcaacataaaCGACTTTATCCATTATGGCCGTGTGAAAATATTGCATTTGAAGTTTTATTTAGATAAATGGATTATGTGTTTAATTTCTATAAGATGGTTTCGCACTTACCTTCGGGACAGATTTCCACCTTGGGTGCTACACCTTTTCTCCACTTTGCACGTCTGTTTTGAAACCAGATCTGAGAATGAATAATATCTATAATATAGAACaaaaaacaattcattttgtcaATCCACGAATGTTAATATGTGGGActttgttttgatataaaaatcgCGAATTTAAGTAGTTTACAAATGTTTGCTATTATCATGGTATTGTGTTAAAGTGATTATCTTAAATGACGAATAGTTGCAAGaaattataataacattttgtgCAGATTGTCATTATTATGCAAAACCATTGTTTCTTaagaaaattttttttatgttgaaaCAAACCTGTACTCTGGATTCATTTAAAGTCAATTTTCGCGCCAAATCTTCTCGTGTGACAACATCTGGGTAGGGAGCTCTTCGGAATGCCTTTTCCATTTCTTTCAGTTGGAAAGGAGAGAATGTGGTCCTGAAAAACAATCGCATAGCAAGaatttagaaaacaaaacatgcaAAAGTATAAACTGAAGGATatggacattttaattacaCTACTAACTTTTTTACATTACATTGCTTCGAAATAATATTTTAGCTTTCATAGTATTTGCAGCATAATATGTTTAAACAATGGAACCAATACGTCATGACCATACAAAGGCAAACGTTGgtgtgaaatatatataatacattaaatTACCCGTAATGTAATATAAGGATGATTTAAAACAACGGTTAATTATGTAATACCATAAAAACTTAATTGTTTTTAGTAATTTTTATTCTAGTTTGTTTAGTTTAAACGTATTTATTGTCAGAAACATATGACAAAGGATTGGgtacaagttattacaacttaatAAAGACCTTTAAATACCACAAAGtgaatacatacatattacatgtggcttaaagtgaaaaataaatgaatcaaACATTTTCCCTAAAACCTGCTAATGGACCTAATGTAATTTTGGACCTGaacaaataaatttgaattaatttcatCAGACAAGTTATCGCTTCCAGTTAGCACTAAATTAAGATCAATTGGAACATTAATCAAAAAGCTATTAAGTTGTTTCTCTGTCTGATTCAAATTGGACATTAAAAAAGTAGTGGAAAGTATTTTCAGATGGAAATCCACATGGACAAGTTGGTTCTTCCACTAGTCCTACCCgaaaaacatcatactgtaaTGGACTACTTTGATGTCTGAGTCTGGTATGTAAGATGTTCAAATTTCGTTTGCCTGCATTCGTCACTTCGGAGAGGGATTTTGTCGGTTTTGATCAGAGCGTAACGCTTGTTTATATGACCGAAGTGCAGGAAGAGACTTGGTTTCTAAATCCAAAGCATTCCATAAATGAAGTGTTGATGGGAGAAAAGAACGATAAGTTGAAGATAGGCGATAAAGGGTATTCGATGGAATTATTCTATGGGAAAATATCCCAGAATACAGAagcatttcaaataaatatatggtaaaataaaaaaaaaacacgaaaatcATTTGTTTCCAAAGTTCAATTTGATACAGTACTATGTGTACTGACCTGTGTCTGGGTTTCCGACCTTTACTGGAAGGGCCCAGTGTACCAGTAATATCACTCGGGAGGTCATTCTTCTTCAGTACCATGGCATGTAGTCTTTGTAAACTTCTCACGGCTAAAACATCAACAGAATGACGCAACAGataaatacatatcacataCAATGTCAGAGGGAAATGATAAATCAAACAACAGAATAAGCATGACACAACAAATAGATATATTAAGTACAATATCAGTGGGAATTGTAGATAGTTTGGTCCCATGTTGTTGTGTTCTATGTTGTTGTGTTCTATGAATCATAATTGTCCGCCTTAAGAACAACACAATATACCATGGGAGCGTCAGCGTTAAATCTCGTTCTAATAGCTGGCGTGTTCGCATTACGTTAAATGCCCCCATACGAGTACATTATTGTTTCCCTTTGTAATTTTTACTACTTAATAGTATGTCTCTTTATGGTTTgtacaattagaaaaaatatctttagaTTTTGTACTAATGATTTCACGAATTTGGTAATAATcatgttattataataaattatttctatTAACACCGTTAAAGCCATCGGTATGCACTACAATCATACTACATGAATGATAAAAGTACTCTAACACATAAAATTAACTCTTTTGTTTTCGCTTTTGACCAGTGATATCATTTTGTTATATGTACAGTCTCGAGTTGTCTTTATCACCCCCAGTTTCCCTTAAGTGTttcgtgttgtgttttcatTTGTTTCCGATGTTTTTTTGACACAGTTTTAACCTGAAAATGTATAGCGAGATGTCGCCGATGAATCCAAACATTTACTTTGACATAGAAACTGGTCTTGCTGTTTTTGTGCTGTCTTCAAGACTAAAATGAATTCCTGTCAAATGCCCCCTCTGACTTAAAAATCTCTTAACATGTTTTGCTGTTGATTGTTGTCCTCCTACAAACAATAGTAGTACATTAATTAATGTGTTGAAGATTTATTAAACCATTAAGATAATAAAGGACAAAGAGGCGTTAAAGGATACCGATGTTTTGATTTAGCGAATAACACAGAATGCTTTTTTAAGTAAAAGGATTAAAGCAAACTGATAAATACTTGTAATTTATTTCAGGTTATACCGATAACTCGTCCACAAAAAAATCAGGTTTGCACAACTTATCTATGTTGACATTAAAACgaatgaatattcattaaataCAAATCACATTCACCAAAACATTCTCCAACAAATGTTTGTCATTGTAAGCGTCAAACTATTACTGGTTTACGAAAACGTCATTATCCATTTTAATAGATGCGGGGCAGTGTCCATTGTAATTTAATTTAGTCTTCAAGCCTACATGGATCAAGGCGAAGCTATTCTAATCCTAATAAATACCTATGCGGATAAGTAGTTCTGTTACCATTTATACACTCATTACATCTATATTTCCTTTTAAACACCGAATAATTCATATACATTtcagtttgaaaaataaaagacgttatatcaaaacatattcactttaaatttgaaaaaatcctgttaattaaatatcagatcttaatatattgtttaattaatgttaattaatttgttaattaattagttaGTTCGTTactttgttattgatattctGGTTTATCGCCAACATGACTATTGCTAGGCTTTGTCTCAGCGACTAAGGTCTGATATTGGCGTTTGATACCGTGAAACAATAGTGATATTTAGTTAGTAAAatttaataacaacatgtagaCTTCATAGTTATTGTTATCAATGTATTATCATATTCCATTACCCACCTGAATTTCCCTGGCCTTCCATTTCCACTTTCATGTTGTAAAACCGTTATAAGTAACAATCCAAAACAAACTTCAAAATAATACCGAAATCCTGACTTGGGTTTAAAACGAATGCAATTTGGTGTGATAACGGCGGGATCAATTCCAGCAATATTTGGTAATGGAGACACGGGTCTATATATATAGCCCGTTTAATTTCTGTAACAATCGACAGCATACGAGCACACAGTTATTAGCCAATTAAAGCCAATAAAGCTAGGCACGCCACAGTGAGGGCGGTCATCATCACCCTTCACAAGCCTGTAAAGGCCTTATTGTGTTGGTGTCGTGTTTATCCTATAGGAACTATATTCCGGATAATACGGATGATGACAGACCTGATTTAGTTAAACTATTAGTTATCACTTAACAGAATCGGTATGGACGCACTGTCGCATCATACGCCGTGTCTCTCAGTCATGAAATATAACGCCCACAGATACAATGTCCCTGTAATTAACTTGGATTTTAAAATTACTGGTCCAACATATGTTTAATCTCCCTAGATTTCCTACTTTGTCGTCCTccttttttgataaataaataataactgtataattattttttctaatttaatgAACATTTAAGCCTTCTTAAGCGACCTTCTCAGTATCTCAAATGGTCATTtacaacacattttgaacttataaAGACTACTTCGGTATCGCGTTACCCACAGGGGAACGTCGTGATGTTTGAGTGTCTATAACCAAAAAAGTACCTTGtgataaataagttaaaataaagttttatggATAAACAATTTTTAACATCAATACATCAAATGATAACAATGATCGAGGAATTATGATCATATTAATGTAtagtatttttcattattggATGTTTCGTTTTATGAAATAGTAATGATTTGAGTATTGCCAAATAGTTTAGAAATGCTATTTTGTTccatattgaaaacaattttcacTTGAAAAACAGCATAAACGTATAATATATAAAGTACGCTTTATTAGCCTTTTCCAGTACACTTGTTAAAACGTCTATATTATCGCCAGTGCTGCCACTACTATAATGATCTAAAACAAGAATTTCTATAGATATAATTCATACTTCACCTTTTAAAATTTTACACCTCAAGATGACTCCCATGGCAGATGACAGACATGCTAATCACCCACATATGACGGGAGGGTGATTCTGGGCTGTCTAGTCTCCGAGGAGGTCAATGGGGTCTATCTGGTCCCCGTCAGGGCCGCAGTTGTCTTTATCTGGTCCCCGACAGGGTAGCTGGAGTCTGTATCTGGTCCTGACATTGAGCTTCTTATCGCGCCATATAACAACCTGGAGCGTGGCACTGACAGCCGGGATCACCTGTATAGATTAATGTCAACGGACAAAAAAATGCAAGTATTGTGAAAAGTTATATATCAGGCAGGGTTATTTCAGTTGTGCAATTAGAATTAAAATCGGAGATGTACTAAAACGGTTTTGTTTTAGCGCGTTAAGTACAATATCTAGGTTCTAATATTTCATGTCaaatgaaattaatgaatatttaacATCAGTAACATTCGAATTACTGTTTTGATGCGCATATAAAATGTGTTGAGCTGATTGAATGTTTAATGACCGCATGCATTACAACAAATAACCATGCATTTTGCTTAAAACGTATCGGTAATATGCGATAGACGTGGGTAATAAAACAACTCTAATTTCAATAAACGAAAATAGATTAAACtaaacattttactttaaataataattaaatatatattaaatataaatagtCTTGGTGACCATAAGAAGGTTAATTGATAGGACCAGGTGTTCCTGTACAGTGAACGTCCTCTGCTAAATCGACAACAATCATGGTGGAAATCTGGGTCAAATGGAGGTAAAATCGGGCGGGACGGCTTGGTGTATCAATAAATACTTATCAAAGTTATATATACTATTTCCCTTCTAGATTTGAATAATTTTAGCGTGAGAAAGTTACATTAGAACCTTATACTGTAAGTGATAGTaggattttttttcgaaaattaaTTTCAGTCGGAAATGATTCACAAGTATGATATTAATATGTGGAGCCGTTATCCTTTGGTTTAAAATAAAATCGTCTGTCATCATCACACTTGGTATAAACAATGTTCTATTTTTtctaataattatatatcactTTCCTTAATGTATATAATGATGCTAAAACATCAAAAGCGACAAATGTGTATGACAGAAGATAGGCATAACTATGGCGACAAACTCATGAATATTCAACACTGATTACCAAAGTGTCACTTTTATGTTTCTGTCAGCAGCGCCGCTAAGTGGCGAAGATGAGATGCTATCGGGTGAAAGGGTGACAACCCTGACCGACGATAGGTCAACTCAGCTTTGTACCGCTACCATTGTAGCTCAAgtcaatttacattttaatggtCACTTTGATGACCAG
It encodes:
- the LOC138307996 gene encoding retina and anterior neural fold homeobox protein 2-like isoform X2, coding for MGVILRCKILKAVRSLQRLHAMVLKKNDLPSDITGTLGPSSKGRKPRHRTTFSPFQLKEMEKAFRRAPYPDVVTREDLARKLTLNESRVQIWFQNRRAKWRKGVAPKVEICPEDDFSASKTETTNQLPSAPPTETNPNKEGAWQPWSLLAGDYSYYQPSWLGPVAEQSQNHYLSHPQGAPLNGHVEHMSFQSPINLVQRELMSRDTQFINKYVYGKSNKDSTNQRMKMFN
- the LOC138307997 gene encoding uncharacterized protein; protein product: MAAAGSDAILAGCLIVIVALTFTSGINDCIFRDVASGKQYDLRPLIATNGSYKWTQAAFMNSAGSSLVSALEPIQDTVQIEFQLQICRDVLIQTLPKQCNETGAIHTWNARTNTCTSWGRSDVSLFSINPYKDGIFLQMFGGSPVNHWYKYSSNIYFVCRPNVTMTPPEFELVKADINQAHFKIYTKYVC
- the LOC138307996 gene encoding retina and anterior neural fold homeobox protein 2-like isoform X1; its protein translation is MKVEMEGQGNSAVRSLQRLHAMVLKKNDLPSDITGTLGPSSKGRKPRHRTTFSPFQLKEMEKAFRRAPYPDVVTREDLARKLTLNESRVQIWFQNRRAKWRKGVAPKVEICPEDDFSASKTETTNQLPSAPPTETNPNKEGAWQPWSLLAGDYSYYQPSWLGPVAEQSQNHYLSHPQGAPLNGHVEHMSFQSPINLVQRELMSRDTQFINKYVYGKSNKDSTNQRMKMFN